One segment of Thermodesulfovibrio sp. 3907-1M DNA contains the following:
- the ybeY gene encoding rRNA maturation RNase YbeY: protein MRVIVEVINRQRKFRVSTKKLKQSTQKVLKFLYENKNKNLLKIVGKNSASLTVSIVVVGNRKMKELNFKYRGKNSTTDVLSFPYLVKEPSDSLFLGEIIVDPEKVSSQAKQYSVKFSQELERILVHGILHLIGYDHERSAYEARRMRKLEEKILIYLQS, encoded by the coding sequence ATGAGAGTTATTGTTGAAGTTATTAACAGGCAAAGAAAATTTAGAGTTTCAACGAAAAAGCTGAAGCAGAGCACTCAAAAAGTTCTTAAATTTCTATATGAAAATAAAAATAAAAACCTGCTAAAAATAGTAGGAAAAAATTCAGCTTCTCTTACAGTTTCAATAGTAGTTGTTGGAAACAGAAAAATGAAGGAGCTTAATTTTAAATACAGGGGTAAAAATTCTACCACTGATGTTCTTTCTTTCCCTTATTTAGTCAAAGAGCCTTCAGACAGTCTATTCCTCGGAGAAATCATAGTTGATCCTGAAAAAGTTTCATCTCAGGCAAAACAATACAGTGTTAAATTTTCACAGGAACTTGAGAGAATTTTGGTTCATGGCATCCTTCATCTCATAGGCTATGACCATGAACGCTCAGCCTATGAAGCAAGAAGAATGCGTAAACTTGAAGAAAAAATTTTAATATATCTACAATCCTAA
- the leuC gene encoding 3-isopropylmalate dehydratase large subunit, producing MGMTISEKILAEHAGKKEVSAGEIINAKVDLVLANDITAPIAIKEFEKLGVKDVFDREKIALVPDHFTPQKDIKAAEQCKMLRDFAYKYRIKHYFEIGRVGIEHALLPEEGIVLPGDLVIGADSHTCTYGALGAFATGVGSTDAAIAMATGECWFKVPETIKFIYYGNLQRWVGGKDLILYTIGDIGVDGASYMAMEFTGEVIDRLPMAGRFTMCNMAIEAGAKAGIIVPDRITEEYVKERAKRSYKFYTSDPDAMYADIKEYDCSKIPPMVACPHLPSNVKPAQELTHIKIDQVVIGSCTNGRLEDLREAATVLRGRKLHPEVRMIIIPATQRIYMEALKEGLIEIFIEAQAVVSPPTCGPCLGGHMGILAKGERAIATTNRNFVGRMGHPESEVYLSSPAVAAASGVLGRIGTPEELGL from the coding sequence ATGGGAATGACAATTTCAGAAAAAATTCTTGCTGAGCATGCAGGAAAAAAAGAGGTCTCTGCAGGTGAGATAATTAATGCAAAGGTTGACCTTGTCCTTGCCAATGATATCACAGCGCCAATTGCCATAAAAGAGTTTGAAAAACTTGGTGTAAAAGATGTATTTGATAGAGAAAAAATTGCTCTGGTGCCAGATCATTTTACTCCGCAGAAAGACATAAAGGCTGCAGAGCAGTGCAAAATGTTAAGAGATTTTGCATATAAATACAGAATAAAACATTACTTTGAAATTGGAAGAGTTGGAATTGAGCACGCCCTTTTACCTGAAGAAGGAATCGTGCTTCCTGGAGACCTTGTAATTGGAGCAGACAGCCACACCTGCACATATGGAGCTCTGGGTGCTTTTGCAACAGGTGTTGGCTCCACAGATGCAGCCATAGCTATGGCAACAGGTGAATGCTGGTTTAAAGTGCCAGAAACAATAAAATTCATATACTATGGAAATCTACAAAGATGGGTAGGTGGAAAAGATTTAATTCTTTATACAATTGGAGACATTGGAGTTGATGGAGCATCTTACATGGCAATGGAATTCACTGGAGAAGTAATTGATAGACTGCCAATGGCTGGAAGATTTACAATGTGCAATATGGCAATTGAAGCAGGTGCAAAGGCTGGAATTATCGTGCCTGATAGAATTACAGAAGAATATGTAAAAGAGAGAGCAAAAAGATCTTATAAATTTTACACTTCAGACCCAGATGCTATGTATGCAGACATAAAAGAGTATGATTGCTCAAAGATTCCACCAATGGTTGCCTGCCCTCATCTTCCATCAAATGTAAAACCAGCACAGGAACTAACCCACATAAAAATTGATCAGGTTGTAATTGGCTCCTGCACCAATGGACGGCTTGAAGACTTAAGGGAAGCTGCAACTGTACTCAGAGGAAGAAAACTGCATCCTGAAGTAAGAATGATAATAATACCAGCAACTCAAAGGATCTATATGGAAGCCCTGAAGGAGGGATTAATAGAAATATTCATAGAAGCTCAGGCTGTTGTTTCTCCTCCCACATGTGGACCCTGTCTTGGAGGGCACATGGGAATTCTTGCAAAGGGAGAAAGAGCAATAGCTACCACGAACAGAAACTTTGTGGGAAGAATGGGACATCCAGAAAGTGAGGTTTATTTAAGCTCTCCAGCAGTGGCTGCGGCAAGTGGTGTGCTTGGAAGAATTGGAACACCAGAAGAGTTAGGATTGTAG
- a CDS encoding HDIG domain-containing metalloprotein: protein MKNMKDTPQLKPVTPDRSYLRKFIEKFKTSQNGKERKKFIEKDLLPFLIVLSALNAFLLHDFQSGTTLFGSFIVIFLLIVFFYRDLLRYKPAYLKKKKMKALLVSLMIFTLISARIFDHIFSVFSRGLGVDGMVIHTFGIPFAIGPALVVLIFDFHTAITFSLILSLMSGIWLKTSLIPLYVFIGCLIGAFSLLRCKKRTDIINAGIYIAMANIVSSIAVLLIMGDFSFPSVYFSSVFSVINGLTVSALCFLCLPVIERFFNVTTPLSLIELLDIDHPLMKQLSVEAPGTYHHSMIVGSLAEAASEVVGVNPLLAKVASYYHDIGKIRMPEYFVENQTGCISKHEKLNPHLSSMIIISHVKDGVELAEEYNLPEIIKDVIQQHHGTALVTYFYQKALKEMENPPQEQDYRYPGPKPQTKLAALVMLADAVEAASRTLDDPTPARISGLVDKIIKNIFLDGQLDECEITLKDLSEIKKKFEYILTGIFHRRISYPEPLRAKNV from the coding sequence ATGAAAAACATGAAAGACACTCCTCAGCTTAAGCCTGTTACTCCAGATAGGTCTTACTTGAGAAAATTTATTGAAAAATTTAAAACTTCCCAGAATGGGAAAGAGAGAAAAAAATTTATTGAAAAAGATTTATTGCCTTTCCTTATTGTTCTGTCAGCTTTAAATGCCTTTTTACTTCATGATTTTCAATCAGGAACTACTCTTTTTGGAAGTTTTATTGTTATTTTCCTTCTCATTGTTTTTTTCTATAGAGACCTTCTCAGGTACAAACCTGCTTATCTTAAGAAAAAGAAGATGAAAGCTTTGCTTGTAAGTCTTATGATTTTTACATTAATTTCTGCAAGAATATTTGACCATATATTTTCAGTATTTTCCAGAGGGCTGGGAGTTGATGGTATGGTTATTCACACCTTCGGGATACCCTTTGCAATAGGACCTGCACTGGTAGTTTTAATATTTGACTTTCATACTGCTATAACTTTTTCTTTGATTCTTAGCCTTATGTCTGGAATATGGTTGAAAACTTCTTTAATACCTCTTTATGTTTTTATTGGTTGTCTTATTGGAGCATTCAGCCTTCTTAGATGTAAAAAAAGAACTGACATAATAAATGCAGGAATATACATAGCAATGGCTAATATAGTTAGTTCAATTGCTGTTCTTCTTATAATGGGAGATTTTAGTTTTCCTTCAGTTTATTTTTCCTCAGTTTTTTCAGTTATTAATGGATTAACTGTATCAGCGCTGTGTTTTCTCTGCCTGCCTGTTATAGAAAGATTTTTTAATGTAACCACTCCTTTAAGTCTTATTGAGTTGCTTGATATTGACCATCCATTGATGAAACAACTTTCAGTTGAAGCACCTGGAACTTATCATCACAGTATGATAGTTGGTTCTCTTGCAGAGGCTGCAAGTGAAGTTGTGGGAGTTAATCCTCTGCTGGCAAAAGTTGCTTCTTATTACCATGATATAGGCAAAATAAGAATGCCAGAGTATTTTGTGGAGAATCAGACAGGATGTATAAGCAAACATGAAAAACTCAATCCTCATTTAAGTAGCATGATCATAATTTCCCATGTAAAGGACGGAGTTGAGCTTGCAGAAGAGTATAATCTACCTGAAATTATAAAAGATGTAATCCAGCAACATCATGGAACTGCTCTTGTTACTTATTTTTATCAAAAAGCTTTAAAAGAGATGGAAAATCCTCCCCAAGAACAGGATTATAGATATCCAGGACCAAAACCACAAACAAAACTGGCAGCTTTAGTAATGCTTGCAGATGCAGTTGAGGCAGCTTCAAGAACTCTTGATGATCCAACTCCGGCGAGAATTTCAGGACTTGTAGATAAAATCATAAAAAACATATTTCTTGATGGGCAGCTTGATGAATGTGAAATCACTTTAAAAGACTTAAGTGAGATAAAAAAGAAGTTTGAATACATCCTTACAGGAATATTCCACAGAAGAATTTCCTATCCAGAACCTCTGAGAGCAAAGAATGTATGA